Sequence from the Coturnix japonica isolate 7356 chromosome 19, Coturnix japonica 2.1, whole genome shotgun sequence genome:
CAAAGGCATTTAGAAAGTAGTAACAACGTTCGACCTATAATGAACAGACAAGACAAATCTCAGTGCGATATACACATCAACTCATTCCCATGTACTCCAGTTCTTTGATAGTCCTAACTAGATGAAATCATCTGCTCAGCCACtaacatgtttattttccttttactattCCAAGGCTTAACCAAAAGTTTATTTCTGGTCCAGACAATGTATTTACAAGTGAGTTAACAGAGCTCGAGGGCGGGGGAAACAGGAAATGTGAAACAGAAGTTATATAATGGAGCCTGGCACAAACAAGTGCTAGGTTTTCTCAATTTCccttcaggaaaaaagcaaacagctcccAAATCAGTAGGTTGCAAGCAGTCCTGAAAGAGCTTCATAGAGCTGCAATTACAGTTAGGCTTCCTGCTGGGCCTACCACaaataacttctgaaatattcagaacACTTGAAAGACTTTTACCACTCCAAAGCATTAACATCTTGATGACTTCCTCCTCAAGCTGAAAATCTCATTTTGCCCAAttttaactatttaaaaattTCTGGTGGTCCTTCTCATGCACATTTCCCATTTGGATTGTTCAGAAAGCCcaatttaaaaggaaatccGTCCTAATGGTAAGACTCAGTTGTGTAAGCATTCCTAGCACAGTCTGCGGCCTGTAGTACTGTACCTTGTCCCAGAAAAAGAGATACGACTGGCTGAACTCAAACTCTTCAATGTTGTACTTCTTCATGAAGGGAAGACGCATTGCATTGAGGCAGGAAAAGATCCAGCATCTCCCTGAGGTCAAAGACACAAGGATTAAACTGCATTATTGCACTCAGAGCTACATAAGGGCTTTGAACAAGAATTCTGTGTTCCATCTTAAGTTTTTGGACCAGTGTCCTGCCCAGCACTGTAGGTTACTGAATAACCAGTGAGTTCAGGAGTCCGGGATGGACTTAatgattttagtggtcttttccaaccgtaACGATTCTATGCTTCTACGAACCATGCAAACAGGTCTCTCAGTTATTTCCATCTCGCTctatacagaaggaaaagcagttcaGAAGGCAGACGTCACCCCTgaaggatgctgcagggatTCCTTGTCAGATCTCATATGGAACCTTATGCAGCTGTTCTCTGAACTCAGAAGCCATTCTGAGTACTGCAGTCAGCTCACCTGGAAGGTACGACCCTGAACAAAGCTCCTCTTGATATGAGACCCCCAAAAGGGCTCCAGTAGAGATTCCCACACCTGCAGGGAGGTAACTGCCCACCCCAAAGCACCAAAGGGcgcccccaaatcccccatttaCCGGAGTTCTTCTGGTTGGTGACGGGTTTGCCCTCAGCAGGCACCGCATGTTGGAAGACCTGGATGGTGTCCTGCACCACCTGCCGCTGCAGACACACCTCCAGCGGGTCATTGCAGGTCGCCACGTTCTGGGCCAGCAGGAACTGCGGCTCAGCCCGCAGCCGCCGGGTAAAGGCCGCGGCCTTTTCAGTGCTGAGCCCTGCGGGGGGGAAGAACATAAAGCAGCATAAGCACCCGGGGATCCCATACCGGGATGCGGGGGGCTCCGGGCCCATAAACACACACGGGTTTTTATAACGGAGAACAACCCTCAAGCCCAACACCAGGGGTAAGCCCACCCCCCATAGACAAGGCCCCACCCCCCCCATAGGCAAGGCCGCCCCCCTATAgacaacccccccccccagaaaagGCCCCCCCCATAGGCAATGCCCCCCCCAGACAAGGACCCCCCCGCCCATAGGCAAGGCCCCCCACCATAGATAAGGCCCCCCTCCCCCCCGGTTACACCCGCCCCTCACCATGGGCGTTCATGGTGCCGTAAAGCGCAGCGCCACAAACCAGCCGAACCCCGCTCGCCCCGCCGGAAGCGGCTCTTATAGCCCGGCACCGGAAGCAGGAAGTGGGGCCCGAACCGCTCTGCTCTGAgggtggcggcggcggcggcggcagtGGTGGTGGGAGGGTGACGGTGGGCGGGAAGGGACAAAACGCGTCGTATCGCGCGAGATCAACCCCGCGGGGAACGTGAGGCTccgcagaatcacagaatgacccgggttggaagggacctcaaggatcatggagttccaaccccctgcctggcagggccaccaaacatacacctttactagatcaagctgcccatggccccgtccaacctggccttgaacacctccaaggacggggcatccacaacctccctgtgcagcctgttccagggcctaaccactctcctagtgaagaacttccccctgacatccaacctaaatcttccctcttttaacttaaaaccattttcccttgtcctgctattagtggtcctttcaaagagtttactcccctcctggttacaggttcccttcaggtattgaaaggctgcaatgaggtcaccccgcaaccttctcttctccaggctgaacaaacccaactccctcagcctgtcctcatagtggaggtgctccagcccctgatcatcttcctgtccctcctctggaccctttcccaaatctccatgtctttcttgtactgagggctccacacctggacacggtacaacagatggggcctcacaagagccgagtagagacTGCTCACACTGTAGGCCTCATTAACGTACAGCAAGGTGCGTTTATTGGCAAGGTGCGATCTTAAGAGGAACCCTTCCCCCCTTCaccacagtgctgctccccaCACGACACCATTGAGGCGCTGTGGATGAGGTGAGCTGTCATCCTTATGCCCTATAGCTGAGTATTGAGCAGTGAGTTCCAATCAGTTGTGAAACGATGCTTGTGTGTTCTATGAGCCTTGTGAAGCTTGTGGCCGGGGTTGTGCTTCAGTGCCTGAGCTCCTCATCTCACACAGGTGTTGCCACCGCTTCAGATGGTGTTGGCTGGGTGTGCAAAGTTTCCTGTGCCGTCTTTACCTGCAGCAAAAGGGGTAAAAATAACCAATCTATAGGGAAAATGAAAGTCAACAGCAGTATTGGGTTCAttggggctgctggggatgtCAGTGTGTGGGTGCTTCATTCAGAGCTTAAAGAAGGGGTTTCATTCAGGCATTTACTGTGAAGCTGGTTGTGCACTCAGATACTTACAGGGCTGTTTCACTTGGTTTTTTGAagcactggaaagaaagagagagagtcCTGTTaccttttgcatttttctaCCCATAGAAGTATTATTCTTTCCCCTTCAAATACCTGCTATTCGATTTAACTGCTAGTAATTCACCAGGAGATGATAGTACTCAatgaaagacactgaaaaacagcactaCAGAGCAGCATAGAAAaggtggaaaacaaaaggcCATTGAAACATTATGTTTCACCTAAGAAACTGGGTTTTTCCATAccttaaatattttgtctttctgagCCACGATTCCGAAAAGCACAGTGATGGCAACCACCACAACGGCAGCAATAATCGCCTCCTTGGGGAAAACGGGTTTTCTATCTGTGAAGAGGGAGAGGAGGCTGATAGTTTGGTGCAGTCACATAGTAAAGGCATTTCACAGAGCTGGAGAGTGGAAGGAGGAATTGAAATGCTGGTTCCTGAAGCAGATCCCCCCAGGGTGCTGTGGTGGGGTGAGTGTCCAGCTGTGCCACCCATAGCCCTGCTTTCAAGACACCCATAGGAGTGCTGGGCAGTGGGTGCCTGAATCTTATGGCTTACTGAgacccagcccagctccctgtAGCCCGTGGATGCACTGTCATTCATGGAGAACAGCCCAGCAGCCTTGCCTTAAGCAGCTTTTTTAGCATTGCAGAACAACGTGGTTAAAATAAGAAGCTTCAAGTGAGACCTAAGGtgctttaaaacacatttgGATGTATCCTGTCATCATGGGAAGTGAGAAAGTGGGATGAGTCCGCTTCAGGACACGCTTGCCAAATGCTTTTGAATAACAGGTAAAGCAGGAAGGGCCTTCTCTGGTGCTGTGCAGACAGACACGGGTGCACAGAGAGCTCCTTGCCGCTCTCAGTTGTTCACGTGGGGAATTTATGACTTTCTATTTGGACTTCTTTATACTGTTCCATGATGTTAAACCACTTACAGCAGGTTGCTATCATTGTAAAGGTGAACACAGAGCTGGTACACCCTAATGTTTAGTAGTAGCTTTGTTACCTTCAACTATCAGGTGGAAATCCTTAGTGCTGTCTCCACAAGTAGATTTCACCTCACACGTGTAGGTCCCGTTGTCAGACTTCTGTACTTTCTTGATAGAGAGCTGGAAGGTCTCACTGGTCTGGTACACCTGGTAGTGGCTTTGTAGAGCCAGGATGGTGTTGTTCTTATACCATGTTGTTTGGCCTTGAGGGTTGGACTTGGCATTGCAGGTCAGAGTGACGTCTTTGCCTTCTTCAATATAGATGGACTCATCTTCACCCAGGGAGGGAGGAACTGTTGAGTGTAAAAGCAGTTAAAGAGGTCACTCATGGTGGCGCTCGCCATGTAAGTAGGTTCCTTTTTCACATCAATAGTGCACCTTGTTCAAATGGTGCAACACCATTTGCAGGGAATCTGCTTTATTAGGAGGGTTAGACATGGCTGATCTCCTGGggttccttccagcccctacagttctgtgatcaGAGAACACACGCTGTCCTGTGCCCCACCATCATCCCCAGGGATCAGCAGGGCAGTCATGACATGTCCTGCCCTGACTTGCATCCTTGAGAAAGAGTTTAGGTGGAGGCAGGGATGTAGCCAGAAAATCTTACTTAAAGGGTCCACCCACTGCCTGTAAAAGAGGCATTAGAACAGGCTATAAGCACCACTGTAGAAAGGGAGTGACTTATCACGTGAGCTATCTCCTCCTCAGCACATATTTTCCCGGTGAACGCAGTGCAATGGGTACAAAAACATCCTGCCCTCAGCTGAGCACACAGGGTGGGACAAAGCCCCCCCAGCCATCCCTCACTGATAGCAGCACTCACAGCGGACATCCAGGATCACCGAGACCTGCACAGACTGGTTCCGTTGCAGCCTGCACGTGAAGGCAACGCCGTTGTCAGACTCAGAGACTGGAGAGATGCAGATGCTGCTGATGttcactttattttcatctttcagatCCACACGACCATCTCCTCGGTAccagagcagctcctcagcttGGTTGCTGTTCTGTGCTAGGCAGGACAGGGAGGCGAGGGACCCAGATGCTATGGTCATGGTGAAGTCATCGTTGTGGTTGTTTACAGACAGTTCCACACCTGCAAAAGAAGGAGAGCGAGGGCATTTAGGCATCCTAACCTGCACCCTTCCCACAGATGCCTGTGGTTTCTGTAGGCCTCAACCTTGGAGGAAATAATGAGAGCGTTAAGACTTCAACAAAACGCTCCTCTTTCAGGTGGGCTTTTAGTTCCTGAGATAGGAAGCATCTTCATCACAAACTTCCCTTCGTGGTTACTTAAAATCAAAGTGAAAGTTTTACAGCTGACTGCATGAATGCCAGAGCCTGACCTATGATATCAAAGTATCTAAAAACAGTGTTGTGGCTGTGATAATGTAACACACAGCGAGAGAACAACCTGCCAGCGGTGCCCACCCTCCTGCTGCAAATCACCATTGTATCTGTGCCAAGAGTTTCTGTGCCCATAGTTTGGTGTCCTGCTCTTTTGGCTGGAGCTGAATGTGGCTGATATTATTAAGCTGTTCATCAGCTCCTCTGCCGCAGCCAGGAGGTTGGTGAGTCACAGTTAATCTAATGGGCAAACCTCAGGACGTGTTAAATGGGAAAACAATATGGGAAATAAATTGTTCTGACAAGCTGAAATTCTCTGATTTAGGCAATGTCATGAATGAATGAGGTGAAAAATAACCCTCAGAATCCAAACCACCCTGTCTCTCTCTTGGTATTCCCAGGCCGAGTGCATTGCAGTTCTCACTTTGTGGAGAAGGTGTGAACATGGTGACCTCATCATTCCTGtgcagctgaaatgctgaagcTCCCCCATTCCCTGCTCGTCTGCTCTCAGAATTAAAGGCCTGTTTTCAGACAATCCTCCAGCAGTGATCTCCAGAGCATATGAAACAGAATGCTGCCATCCCATCACCCCAGGCAGAACCCAACCCCAGCCAGTTTCGCCTGTCAGCACCATGGAGTTCAGACAAACTATGCTGCATTTTTCTACTGCTTACCTGTGGCTACGTGtgccaaaaagcaaagcatgagGATGTGCCCTGGGCAGGAGGTTGCTAGGCTGCTTCTCTGTGCCATCATGGGGAGCCTGGCCGGTGCCTGCCAAAGAGAGGCCGGGTCACTGCAGCTGTTGGGAGCCCTCGGTGTCACTGGGTCAGGGTCACCAGGGCATAAACTGAGTCAATATCTTGCTTTTCTCTAGGagatttcttttgtctttaatttcCGAAGCTTGAAGTCATTGTCTCTCACTCTCTGTCCAACCCTGACTTACCTTGGGAAGAGTCTCAGAGAAGTggcttctgaaaagaaatgcacagcGCTTCCTCTCCTTATTTATAAGCtctgaattttaatgttttatggTAGCTCCGTAAGAAGTGACTCCATAAAATGGGTTCAAGGACGCATTTAATTCCTGCATTTCTGAGCTCCTAGAACACTGAAGGACAGTACTTGCTGGGCTTTGCTGGCTGGTTTATGAGTCTTGACAAGACAATGAATAACTAAGGAGAAAGTTCCTGCATCAGCCATAAAGACCTCCTGCCAAAAAAAACAATTCTTCCCCTTCAGCTTTCTGGCTGTTCACAACACTCTTTCAAGCCGTAGGaattgtgattctgtgaagcttATCCTAATTATCCTCTAGGAGGGCTCCAGCTGCCCTTTCCTGCCCCATGCCCTGCTGCTGGGTCCTTCTTTGGCTGCGGAAGGAGCAAACGTTCTGGTTCAGACTTTGGACTGCGTGCTGGAAGAACAGGGAGCTGAGACGTGCCCTGTAATGCTGAGTACCCTCAGGGTACACTGAGCTTAGCTCAGGTCGCTGCTCTGCAATGATACTTCACATGAAGTTTAGAGTAATTGAggatgaaagaatgaaagagtGGAGTTTGGGGGTGTGTTTTCAGTCTAGAAACAACAGCAAGGGAAAAAGACCATCAGGTAACAGGTAGGTTTGTCATGACACAGGACATAGCATCGAATGGGAGCTGGGGAAGATTCTGTCCCCAGGTGTGTGTGACAGGCAGAAGGATGAGCTTGGGTTCATTGGGTTTGTGGCCATTAAATGACAGCAGTGGCAGTGCTGTTTTGCAATGGGATTTGAGACTTGCTGAAAGAAGGGAGATTAGAAAAGCAAGGTGTTAACTTGGCCAGAGATACGGGAAGGCAACGGTTTAAACCTGATAAAGAATTACTTTCGCAATGACtttttacatacatatttttatataggGCTTAATTATCTTGTGGGTGTCTTAATTACCACCAAGGTCTAGAGTTTCGTGGGTTGCATTATCTACCTTCTCATTATACTTAGGAGGGACATAAACTTCGTTCCAGAATGCAAAGCAGCCACCGGTGAGTCAGAGCGGGAGGGTCCCCTTCAGAGAGGCAGGAGCCCCGTGACTGTCCTGCGAGGAGCCAGCTCTGCTTCGAGCTGTTTGTGTCAGGTAATGTCAGGGGAGGGTTCCACTGCATGGGCATGGGCTGGAATTAccccccagctcctcctcaTATCCTTATGGCAACGGTAAACCAACAAACCCCAAATAAGGCTGTTGTTACATATGACTGAACAGACCCAGAGGGAGTAGATTAATAAACACCAGTGTAACCCAAGCCTTGGAAACCTGTGAAGAAATGATTTAGAATGTGAAAGAAACTGTTGGCTGtgctcccttccagctcagagtCAGGACAGTGGGTGTCTCAGTCTGTCCATAGTGCCTGCGGAGGCAGAGCAATGCTCAGGGTCCCCTGGGCTGTCACTGGCAGAGGGTTGCTCTTGCAGTCCGGGGCATCCCAGGATGCTCACAGATGTGTGTGAGTTGAGATGTCTCTCTGTGTTGGCTGGCACTGCCTGTACACTGACTGCAATCCTGCTCCAGAAAACTCCTGTGCTGGGCCCTGAGGCTGTGCCCTGGGCTGCTCCTTGTGGTTCTCCTCTCTTAATCCCTTTTTAATACACGGTGCCACATGTTTTGCAACTTGCATTGTTTAGGAACACCCAAACTCAGCTCGGGGCaggagagcagggctgccagggAATACTTGGgcaccctctgctctgcactgccagCCACAAATCCCATTTACCCCAAGTATGATGACATGAGATGTGCCCTGCTTTCGCAGTCAGACTCAGCCCATACCCCACATACTGTTGGCACAGAAGAATCCCAAgtcttttttttaagatttataATTTTGCTCATCATTGTATTTCCGGATCGTCCTTAAATAAAAGGTCACACACTCCAGCACTGAACGCAGAGGAAAAATGGGCGAGTTTTAGCCCTGAGGGAGATAGAGCAAGGAAAAGAGCCAGGGCCTGGGTGAAGGTTGGAGGCCGGTTGGGGCCACCTACTGGCTGCGGGCTGGTGCCATTGTATTCTACCTCTGTCGTCACTTTAAGCAGCTCCtttcaatcattttttttcaggacCATTTCAACTCTCTCCCCTTGAAGTGAGTGCAAGAAACGGAGCTGCGTCCCAGGAGTGCAAGTctaagctgtgctgcagagcagcgaGGTGCTGGCCTGTGGATCCTGAGCTATGATGAGAACACCCAGAGACTGCAGAAACTCTCAGAGCTGTGCACAAAGGTTCTCCCAAATGGCTGCTGTGCTCATCACATCCCCGATGCTGCAGGTCACGGTCAGTGCTGCAGGTATGTCCACAGCCACCAACCTGACTGAGGAAACTAAGGGCAGAACAGTGGGGTGGTTGTTCCTGTCCTGCTCTGAGAAAGAGGGtcccaaaataaaagcaggtgGGAAAAGAACTTGGTGTTAAACGAATGGTACAGGTATCTGCAGGAGATAGATGTGGGGTTTCTGTGTTAAATTCCACTTCAGTTAGGAAAATAGTGttgtcagtgcagtgctgcaggggcaCAGATGCCCAGAGTGGTGGGGGAGTCCCCATCCTTTGGGTGTCCAggtgctgtggggatgtggcaccgagggctgtggtcagtgggcacaatggggtgggttggggttgaatttggggatctgagaggtcttttccaacccaaatgatgctgtgattccaAATGTTGGTCCTTGTAGCTTCCCAGCAAGGGAGCCCTGTTCAATAACTTTCCACTTTCACACATAGTAGCACTTGGGTGAAGAACACCAGCCCTTCAATTGCATCCTCCACTTTCAACTCCATTTTCAACTCGATGGGAGCAATTTCAAGGCAGCCTCCTGCCCCAGCAGTCTGTGGTAGCAGAGATTATCCACAAAGTCCCCatggctttgttgttgtttttctggaCAGAAACGAGCTGCCACTGATGGGCTGGAATTCAAGGGGATTTGCTTCCTATGGGAAACCAGATTGACTGGGGATGATGCCAACTTGGGTGCCTGTTTCTTGCTGGATTTAAAAGCTCCCTCGTGGCCAGTGAAGGAAGTTCCCTGGTGTAATGCCctgatctgctgcttttttggtACCTTTCAGCCTGAACTTAAGGTATTTCTGTCTGCCTAGGAACTGTCATTGCCATTGGAAGTGCTCTGCTGGAAAACCAAGTGCTGCTTTGATCCTGTGAAGACCTCCCAAACAACATCAGGAGATTGAACTTCCCCACTTGGTTGCCATCCCTAGTTCCCTCTGTGAGCAATGTACAAAGACCAGGCTGCCCCTTCCTGCTGGGGAACAGGAACAACTCGAGAGGAAACCGCACTCAGGGCTGCAACCACAGCGGTGCTGCAGGGCAAAGCCACAGCCCCATGGAGGAGCAGGGGGCCTAGTGCAGGTCAGTCCCTCACCTGCAGGCTCattctgcaggcagagctctcAGCCCAGCCCAATGGAGCAGGGAGGCTTTATTTATGTGGGGGGGCTTTATTTATGTGTGGGGGCTTTATTTATGTGGGAAGGCTTTATTTATGCTGGGAAATAACGGGGTGAGTCAGGCCTGTGCCATATGCTTGTTGAAATTCCAGACAGCTGGGCCTTAGTGGGCTATAAAGGACCATGAGCTCAGTTATTCTGTTATTGACCCCCCAAAGAGATTTATCTGTAGACTTGAGGATGTAACCCGTGTAACTGTGAGCACCTCTGAGATTGCCATATTCCCCATTGATGTTCCTTATCCCTTCCAGTTTAAAAACCCCCCGATGACCCAGGTTTTATAGCTTTCCCAGGGACCTCTTTGATGTATAATCCCTGTTCCCTGCTCATCTCCCtcccacagaatcacacaatgacccgggttggaagggacctcaaggatcatgtagttccaaccccctgcctggcagggccaccaaacatacacctttactagatcaggttgcccagggccccgtccaacctggccttgaacacctccaaggacggggcatccacaacctccctgggcagcctgttccagggcctcaccactctcctagtgaagaacttccccctgacatccaacctaaatcttccctcttttaacttaaaaccatttccccgtgtcctgctattgtcagccctttcgaagagtttactcccctcctggttataggttcccttcaggtattgaaaggctgcaatgaggtcaccccgcaaccttctcttctccaggctgaacaaacccaactccctcagcctgtcctcataggggaggtgctccagcccctgatcatcttcctgtccctcctctggaccctttcccaaatctccatgtctttcttgtactgagggctccacacctggacacggtacaacagatggggcctcacaagagcagagtagagagggacaatcagctccctatccctgctgaccacccctgTCCTggtggagcccaggatcccatttgctttccgtGCTGCCAGAtcgcactgctggctcatgttgagtctttcgtccatcaggatCCCCAGctctttctctgccgagctgaACCCAGTGTCCACCCGCCGTGTATCATCCCTTACGATGAGTAGCTCCCCTGTCCCGTCCGTTCCCGTTGTGTTCCTATTACGGTCCCCCCGCCGTTCCGTCCCGCCACCAACAGTGGGCGCCCCATCCCTCCCCGTCTCCCCGCCCCCCGTGACGCAGTGCCGGCCGGAGCGCTGCCCGCCCCCTCCCGGTGCCCGGGGCTCCGCGTTGCGGCGGGGCCGGGTTGTGCGTTGTGTCATGGAGCCGGGGCCGCGTGTGTCGGTGCCGCTGTTGGTGCCGCTGCTGGCGCTGCTGGGCCCGGTGTGCGGCGTCCACATCAAGAAGGCGGAGGCGGCGGAGCCCGGCGAGGCGCTGCGGTACCTGCACGCGGCCGAGCTGGGCGAGGCTCTGCGGGAGCTGGCGGCCTCGGCCCCCCCCGGCCTGGCGAGGCTTTTCAGCATCGGGCAGTCGGTGGAGGGCCGGCCGCTGTGGGTGCTGCGTCTGACGGCGGGGCAGGAAGCGCCCCGGGACGGCGAGGAGCCCGGCGGGCCGCCACTGCCCGGGCGGCCGCAGGTGAAGCTGGTGGGCAACATGCACGGAGACGAGCCCCTGGCGCGgccgctgctgctgcagctgggccGGGAGCTGGTGCGGGGCTGGGCCGGCGGAGACGCGAGGATCGGGCGCCTCCTGAACAGCACCGACCTGTACCTGCTGCCCAGCCTCAACCCCGACGGCTTCGAGCACGCCCAGGAGGGGGAttgcggcggcggcggggcgagCGGCCGGGAGAACAGCCGGGGCCGGGACCTCAACCGCAGCTTCCCCGACCAATTCGAAGCCTCCGAGCCCGACCTGGAGCCCGTGCCCGAAGTGCGAGCCCTCATCGCCTGGATGCGGCGCAACAAGTGAGTGCGGGGCGGCCCTGTGTGGTCCGGGTTACCTTCCTCACATCTCCCTTTGAGCTTTGGGGAGCAAGGATTAGTTCGAGTTTAGTTCGAGGAGCTCTCCTTGTCATCACTCACTTTGGGAGgccctgcaggctgccctgTGACTGCTGTGTCCTGCTCAGACAGCTCTGTTGTCCGGGAGCCCTCCTGGTTTGTTACAGTTCAGTTAGCTGCAATAGAAACCCTTGCACGTTCTTAATATCATTTTGGTAAtgacttttttttgctttctgttcgTTAATTTTAATGGTTTTGCTAAAGTGAGGCGAGGTTTTCATTTAAACCAGGCTGGAATAGAAAGAATGCAGCCCTTTGTGCACTGCTGGGCTTGCTGCACCAACATAGTGCTGGTACAGGAGGGAACGGGTAAACAAGAACGGCTGGacttaaataataaaacaacaagaaataGATAGCGGGTGTAACCCAATTCACGTGTGCTGTCTGAAGCAGGTATTGGTCGTGTTACTTCTGCTTAGAAACAAAATCATACTGagcttcagttctttttctgctggaggcagctgttGCTGGCTTCTTATTCACAGCATGActcttaattctttctttctccttcccaacCCCAGGTTTCTGCTCTCTGGCAACCTGCATGGTGGCTCAGTGGTTGCAAGCTATCCCTACGACGACTCACCCACACATAAGCCCACAGGAGTCTACAGTAAATCGGCCGATGATGAAGTGTTCAAATATTTGGCAAAAGCTTATGCGTCACATCACCCCATAATGAGGACTGGGAAGCCAAATTGCCCTGGCGAGGAGGGAGAGACCTTCCCAGAGGGCATCACCAATGGTGCCCAGTGGTATGATGTGGAAGgtaagctgtgctgctgagccactCTAGCTGCCTCTTTGGGTCACATAATAGTGTATAGAAATGATTTCTTCTT
This genomic interval carries:
- the TMIGD1 gene encoding transmembrane and immunoglobulin domain-containing protein 1, translating into MMAQRSSLATSCPGHILMLCFLAHVATGVELSVNNHNDDFTMTIASGSLASLSCLAQNSNQAEELLWYRGDGRVDLKDENKVNISSICISPVSESDNGVAFTCRLQRNQSVQVSVILDVRFPPSLGEDESIYIEEGKDVTLTCNAKSNPQGQTTWYKNNTILALQSHYQVYQTSETFQLSIKKVQKSDNGTYTCEVKSTCGDSTKDFHLIVEDRKPVFPKEAIIAAVVVVAITVLFGIVAQKDKIFKCFKKPSETAL